One segment of Acidovorax sp. DW039 DNA contains the following:
- the clpA gene encoding ATP-dependent Clp protease ATP-binding subunit ClpA encodes MIAQELEVSLHMAFVEARQQRHEFITVEHLLLALLDNPSAAEVLRACSANIDDLRSSLANFIKDNTPQVAGTDEVDTQPTLGFQRVIQRAIMHVQSTGNGKKEVTGANVLVAIFGEKDSHAVYYLHQQGVTRLDVVNFIAHGIKKGEPPEPAKAENQAESEESGGERSEKASPLEQYTQNLNQAAKDGKIDPLIGRHYEVERTIQILCRRRKNNPLLVGEAGVGKTAIAEGLAWRITQNDVPEILAEATVYSLDMGALLAGTKYRGDFEQRLKGVLKSLKDKPNAILFIDEIHTLIGAGAASGGTLDASNLLKPALSSGQLKCIGATTFTEYRGIFEKDAALSRRFQKVDVVEPTVAETVDILKGLKSRFEEHHSVKYAAAALQAAAELSAKYINDRHLPDKAIDVIDEAGAAQRILVPSKRKKTIGKAEIEEIVAKIARIPPANVSNDDRSKLQTLERDLKSVVFGQDKALEVLASAVKMARSGLGKGDKPIGSFLFSGPTGVGKTEAAKQLAYIMGIELIRFDMSEYMERHAVSRLIGAPPGYVGFDQGGLLTEAITKKPHAVLLLDEIEKAHPDIFNVLLQVMDHGTLTDNNGRKADFRNVLIIMTTNAGAETMNKATIGFTNPRQAGDEMGDIKRLFTPEFRNRLDAIVNFKALDEQIILRVVDKFLLQLETQLAEKKVEVTFTDGLRKHLAKKGFDPLMGARPMQRLIQDTIRRALADELLFGRLTEGGRLTVDIEVKTDEKGVETPEVKLDIQPLPKKERSAKAEPTEPEEATAD; translated from the coding sequence ATGATTGCCCAGGAACTGGAAGTCAGCTTGCACATGGCCTTTGTTGAGGCCCGTCAGCAGCGCCACGAGTTCATTACCGTGGAGCATCTGTTGCTTGCATTGCTCGATAACCCCAGCGCAGCGGAGGTGCTGCGCGCGTGTTCTGCCAATATCGACGACCTGCGTTCGTCGCTGGCGAACTTCATCAAAGACAACACGCCTCAGGTCGCCGGAACCGATGAGGTGGACACACAACCTACGCTGGGTTTCCAGCGGGTGATCCAGCGCGCCATCATGCACGTGCAATCCACGGGCAACGGCAAGAAGGAAGTGACTGGTGCCAATGTGCTGGTCGCCATTTTTGGCGAAAAAGACTCGCACGCTGTGTACTACCTGCACCAGCAAGGCGTGACACGCCTAGACGTGGTGAACTTCATCGCCCACGGCATCAAGAAGGGCGAGCCACCAGAGCCAGCCAAGGCTGAAAATCAGGCCGAGAGCGAGGAGAGTGGTGGCGAGCGGAGCGAGAAGGCGTCTCCGCTGGAGCAGTACACCCAGAACCTCAATCAGGCCGCCAAAGACGGCAAGATTGATCCGCTGATTGGCCGCCACTACGAGGTGGAGCGCACCATCCAGATCCTGTGCCGTCGGCGCAAGAACAATCCGCTGCTGGTGGGTGAGGCTGGGGTGGGCAAAACCGCCATTGCTGAGGGCCTGGCCTGGCGCATCACGCAAAACGATGTGCCTGAAATCCTGGCTGAAGCCACGGTGTATTCGCTGGACATGGGCGCTCTGCTGGCAGGCACCAAGTACCGGGGCGATTTCGAGCAACGCCTCAAGGGCGTGCTCAAGTCGCTCAAGGACAAGCCCAACGCCATCCTGTTCATTGATGAGATTCACACGCTCATCGGTGCGGGGGCTGCATCGGGCGGTACCCTGGATGCCTCCAATCTCTTGAAGCCTGCGCTCTCCAGCGGTCAGCTCAAGTGCATCGGCGCGACCACTTTCACGGAATACCGTGGCATCTTTGAGAAAGACGCTGCGCTGTCCCGCCGCTTCCAGAAGGTGGATGTGGTGGAGCCTACGGTGGCTGAGACGGTGGACATCCTCAAGGGCCTCAAGAGCCGTTTTGAGGAGCACCACAGCGTCAAGTACGCGGCAGCCGCACTGCAGGCCGCCGCCGAGCTGAGCGCCAAGTACATCAATGACCGCCATCTGCCCGACAAGGCGATCGACGTCATCGATGAAGCGGGTGCCGCCCAGCGCATTCTTGTGCCCAGCAAGCGCAAGAAGACCATTGGCAAGGCCGAGATTGAGGAGATCGTTGCAAAGATCGCCCGCATTCCGCCCGCCAACGTTTCCAACGACGACCGCAGCAAGCTGCAGACCCTGGAACGCGACCTCAAGAGTGTCGTTTTTGGCCAGGACAAGGCGCTGGAAGTGCTCGCGTCTGCCGTCAAGATGGCGCGCTCAGGCTTGGGCAAGGGGGATAAACCCATCGGCTCGTTCCTGTTCAGTGGTCCCACTGGCGTCGGCAAGACCGAAGCTGCCAAGCAGCTGGCCTACATCATGGGCATTGAGCTGATTCGCTTCGATATGTCCGAGTACATGGAGCGCCATGCCGTCAGCCGCCTGATCGGTGCGCCTCCCGGCTACGTGGGCTTTGACCAAGGTGGTCTGTTGACCGAAGCCATCACGAAGAAGCCACATGCGGTGCTGCTGCTTGACGAAATCGAGAAGGCGCATCCCGACATCTTCAACGTGTTGCTGCAGGTCATGGACCATGGCACGCTGACAGACAACAACGGTCGCAAGGCCGACTTCCGCAACGTGCTCATCATCATGACCACGAATGCGGGTGCCGAGACGATGAACAAGGCCACCATCGGGTTTACCAACCCGCGGCAGGCTGGTGATGAAATGGGCGATATCAAGCGCTTGTTCACCCCCGAGTTCCGCAACCGCCTGGATGCCATCGTCAACTTCAAGGCGCTGGATGAGCAGATCATTTTGCGCGTGGTCGACAAGTTCCTTCTGCAGCTGGAAACCCAGCTTGCCGAGAAGAAGGTGGAGGTCACATTTACCGATGGGCTGCGCAAGCACCTGGCGAAGAAGGGCTTCGATCCTCTGATGGGCGCACGGCCTATGCAGCGTCTGATTCAGGACACCATCCGCCGTGCCCTGGCTGATGAACTGCTGTTTGGTCGTTTGACCGAGGGTGGTCGCTTGACTGTGGATATTGAGGTCAAGACGGACGAAAAGGGCGTGGAAACACCAGAGGTCAAACTGGACATTCAACCACTGCCCAAAAAGGAACGTTCTGCCAAGGCAGAGCCTACCGAGCCTGAGGAAGCCACTGCCGATTGA
- a CDS encoding dicarboxylate/amino acid:cation symporter — MKLNRLTTMVIVAMVLGVVVGYACHAWAPTPEAAKEIAGYFGLLTDIFLRMIKMIIAPLVFATLAAGMASMGDSRTVGRIGTRAVAWFMGASLISLALGLVIANVTQPGSGLTIPLPEVGASTQLKTGALNLRDFIAQVFPKSIVESMANNAILQILVFSLFFGLALGHLHNQAARTLVATLDEVVHVMLKVTDYVMRFAPVGVFGAVAGAITTQGLGMLGVFGRFMLSFYLALAALWVVLIFAGYIVLGRDVFRLLKLIRTPMLIGFSTASSESVYPKLMEQLEKFGIKPKVTGFVLPLGYSFNLDGSMIYTTFAAIFIAQAYGIDMPLSAQITMLLVLMVSSKGIAGVPRASLVVVAAVLPMFHLPEAGVLLILGIDHFLDMGRTLTNVMGNAIATAVVAKWEGAVDPVPDALAEREEMIPAPGDDEAAQPAAQPAA; from the coding sequence ATGAAACTCAATCGTCTGACCACGATGGTCATTGTGGCCATGGTTTTGGGGGTCGTTGTGGGATACGCGTGCCACGCGTGGGCACCTACCCCTGAGGCAGCCAAGGAAATTGCAGGCTATTTCGGCCTGCTCACCGACATCTTCCTGCGCATGATCAAGATGATCATCGCGCCCTTGGTGTTTGCCACCTTGGCAGCAGGCATGGCCAGCATGGGAGACTCCCGCACTGTCGGCCGCATTGGCACGCGCGCCGTGGCATGGTTCATGGGGGCATCGCTGATTTCGCTGGCTTTGGGTCTGGTCATCGCCAACGTGACGCAACCCGGCAGCGGGCTGACCATCCCATTGCCCGAAGTGGGGGCCTCAACCCAGCTCAAGACGGGTGCCCTGAATCTGCGTGACTTCATAGCGCAGGTGTTCCCCAAGAGCATCGTGGAGTCCATGGCCAACAACGCCATCCTGCAGATTCTGGTGTTTTCTTTGTTCTTTGGTCTGGCTCTGGGGCATCTGCACAATCAGGCCGCTCGCACATTGGTCGCCACACTGGACGAGGTAGTGCACGTCATGCTGAAGGTGACGGACTATGTGATGCGCTTTGCCCCGGTAGGTGTGTTCGGTGCGGTTGCTGGTGCCATCACCACGCAGGGCCTGGGCATGCTGGGGGTGTTTGGCCGTTTCATGCTCAGCTTCTATCTGGCACTTGCGGCGCTGTGGGTCGTGCTGATATTTGCGGGCTACATCGTTCTGGGGCGTGATGTGTTTCGCTTGCTCAAGCTCATTCGCACCCCCATGCTGATTGGCTTCTCTACCGCGAGCAGTGAATCGGTGTACCCCAAGTTGATGGAGCAGCTGGAGAAGTTCGGCATCAAGCCCAAGGTGACAGGCTTTGTGCTGCCACTGGGCTATTCGTTCAACCTCGACGGCTCCATGATCTACACCACCTTTGCGGCCATCTTCATTGCCCAGGCGTACGGCATTGACATGCCTTTGTCCGCCCAGATCACCATGCTGCTGGTGCTGATGGTGTCCAGCAAGGGTATTGCAGGCGTGCCGCGTGCGTCACTGGTAGTGGTGGCAGCGGTGTTGCCGATGTTCCACCTGCCTGAGGCTGGCGTGCTGCTGATTCTGGGTATCGATCACTTCCTGGACATGGGGCGTACCCTGACCAATGTGATGGGTAACGCCATTGCGACTGCGGTGGTGGCTAAGTGGGAAGGAGCGGTGGACCCCGTGCCTGACGCACTGGCCGAGCGCGAAGAAATGATTCCCGCGCCTGGCGACGATGAGGCGGCACAACCCGCTGCCCAGCCCGCTGCGTAA
- a CDS encoding ATP-binding protein, with amino-acid sequence MPSPRSLRRVTVLLLLGAVLLSGFIAYALAQRMGQAQIQATGLHRLELYTASLQREISKFAFLPGTLELQKDVVNLLTASADSVPRRHVEGVNAYLEQLNDRAGTLSIYLINLDGRVVATSNWRRPDSFMGEDLRFRAYFRDALSTGAGRLFGIGTTRGEPGYYLASALLDGSRTVGVAVTKVSLDQLEQSWSTVEAPVIVSDENGVVILSSVPDWKFTALKPLDEGTRKAFDQTLQYNRRALKPLDMRVLSDLDQGARVVRVAREGTEMASVYPVTGRFLTQSRALPGTPWTLTVFSHLARADEAAQSYALIATIGAAFLALLAFMLNERRRHVRDRLAAREALQAAHDELERKVEQRTADLSSTNERLQSEVQERTRAEETLRAAQNELVQAGKLAVIGQLATGVAHELNQPLTALRTLSGNSVRFLERGDLKTVQVNLERIAQLADRMGLITGELRSFARKSSGQPQRVEMRAALANALSVLEPRIRQTGALVQMDLSQPEPVAWCDGNRVEQVLVNLINNALDAMQGESAPVVDIRCEQHDDRVQVQIRDHGPGLSPDAQTHLFEPFFTTKGAGEGLGLGLALSAGIVQESGGTLGGSNHPEGGAVFHFTLPAAKVHTQDD; translated from the coding sequence ATGCCTTCCCCTCGATCCTTGCGCCGCGTGACCGTACTGCTCCTGTTGGGGGCCGTATTGCTGAGCGGTTTCATCGCTTACGCGCTGGCGCAGCGCATGGGGCAGGCGCAGATCCAGGCCACTGGCTTGCACAGGCTGGAGCTTTATACGGCGAGCCTGCAGCGTGAGATCAGCAAGTTTGCCTTTCTGCCGGGCACGCTGGAGCTGCAGAAAGACGTGGTGAACCTGCTCACCGCATCGGCAGATTCCGTACCGCGCCGCCATGTGGAGGGCGTCAATGCTTATCTGGAGCAGCTCAACGACCGCGCGGGCACGCTGTCCATCTACCTCATCAATCTGGATGGCCGGGTGGTTGCCACCAGCAACTGGCGCAGGCCCGACAGCTTCATGGGGGAAGACCTGCGCTTCCGCGCCTACTTTCGCGATGCGCTAAGCACCGGGGCGGGGCGGTTGTTTGGCATTGGCACCACGCGGGGGGAGCCAGGTTATTACCTGGCTTCTGCCTTGCTGGATGGCAGCCGCACTGTGGGGGTTGCAGTCACCAAAGTCAGCCTGGATCAACTGGAGCAATCCTGGTCTACGGTAGAGGCCCCTGTCATCGTGAGCGACGAGAACGGCGTGGTGATTCTCAGCTCGGTCCCAGACTGGAAATTCACCGCCCTCAAGCCGCTGGACGAGGGCACGCGCAAGGCGTTTGACCAAACCTTGCAATACAACCGCCGCGCTCTCAAGCCACTGGACATGCGTGTGCTCAGTGATCTGGACCAGGGCGCTCGGGTGGTGCGAGTGGCCCGTGAGGGCACCGAGATGGCCTCGGTCTATCCGGTGACTGGCCGTTTTCTCACCCAGTCCCGTGCGTTGCCGGGCACGCCCTGGACGTTGACGGTCTTCTCTCACCTGGCCCGCGCAGATGAGGCCGCGCAGAGCTACGCGTTGATTGCCACCATTGGTGCTGCATTTCTGGCCTTGCTGGCCTTCATGCTCAATGAGCGCCGCCGCCATGTGCGTGACCGCCTGGCTGCGCGCGAGGCGCTGCAGGCCGCGCACGACGAGCTGGAGCGCAAGGTAGAACAGCGCACCGCCGACCTGTCCAGTACCAACGAGCGCTTGCAGTCCGAGGTGCAGGAGCGGACCCGTGCCGAGGAAACCCTGCGGGCGGCCCAGAATGAACTGGTGCAGGCGGGCAAGCTGGCCGTCATTGGCCAGTTGGCCACAGGGGTGGCCCATGAACTCAACCAGCCGCTGACGGCGCTACGCACCTTGTCGGGCAACAGCGTGCGCTTTCTGGAGCGGGGCGATCTGAAGACGGTGCAAGTCAACCTGGAGCGCATTGCGCAGCTGGCTGACCGCATGGGGTTGATCACCGGCGAGCTGCGCAGCTTTGCCCGCAAGTCCAGCGGGCAACCTCAGCGGGTGGAGATGCGGGCTGCCCTCGCCAACGCCTTGTCGGTGCTGGAGCCGCGCATCCGCCAGACTGGCGCACTCGTGCAGATGGACCTGTCGCAGCCCGAGCCCGTCGCCTGGTGTGATGGAAACCGCGTTGAGCAGGTGCTGGTCAACCTCATCAACAACGCGCTGGATGCGATGCAGGGCGAAAGCGCCCCGGTGGTCGACATACGCTGTGAACAGCATGACGACCGTGTGCAGGTGCAGATACGAGACCATGGCCCCGGGTTGAGCCCGGACGCCCAGACACATCTTTTTGAGCCTTTTTTCACCACCAAGGGGGCGGGCGAGGGCCTGGGCCTGGGGTTGGCCTTGTCGGCGGGCATTGTGCAAGAGTCTGGCGGCACGCTGGGCGGCAGCAACCACCCCGAGGGCGGTGCCGTTTTCCATTTCACACTGCCTGCAGCCAAGGTGCACACGCAAGATGACTGA
- a CDS encoding sigma-54 dependent transcriptional regulator, whose amino-acid sequence MTDNFKVLIVEDDPDIVLGCEQALQLEGLATLSASSAEKAWPLVERDFRGVIVSDIRLPKMDGLSFLQEVMRVDPELPVVLITGHGDVSMAVQAMKDGAHDFIQKPFAPEQLVGAVRRALDKRRLVLEVRQLRSRLEQRDVIERLVMGRAPNMQRLRERLAGLAASTVDVLIHGETGTGKELAARCLHEASPRSKGHFVAINCGGLPDTLFDSEMFGNEAGAFTGAGKRRIGKLEYASGGTLFLDEVESMPLPMQIKLLRVLQERVLERLGSNTLIPFDCRVVAATKVDLLELCRQGKFREDLYYRLSVATVELPPLRERREDVPLLFEHFTMAAAARHQRNAPELPASELHKLLAYHWPGNVRELRNVAERVVLGVAAGAAPFADAGAAPAPALTLAASVEAFERTLIAEALRQQGGSLARTAEALAVPKTTLHDKIRKYGLGGAGNS is encoded by the coding sequence ATGACTGATAACTTCAAGGTACTGATCGTCGAAGACGATCCCGACATCGTGCTCGGCTGTGAGCAGGCGTTGCAGCTCGAAGGCTTGGCCACCCTGAGCGCTTCCAGCGCAGAAAAGGCATGGCCTCTGGTGGAGCGTGATTTTCGGGGCGTCATCGTCAGCGATATCCGCCTGCCCAAAATGGACGGTCTGAGCTTTCTTCAGGAGGTCATGCGCGTTGATCCGGAGCTGCCTGTGGTGCTAATCACAGGCCACGGCGATGTGAGCATGGCAGTTCAGGCCATGAAAGATGGGGCCCATGACTTTATCCAGAAGCCTTTTGCGCCCGAGCAACTGGTAGGCGCGGTGCGCCGTGCGCTCGACAAGCGGCGGCTGGTGCTGGAAGTGCGCCAGCTGCGCAGCCGCCTGGAGCAGCGTGATGTGATTGAGCGGCTGGTCATGGGCCGTGCCCCCAACATGCAGCGGCTGCGCGAGCGGCTGGCAGGCCTGGCGGCGAGCACGGTGGATGTACTGATCCACGGCGAGACAGGCACGGGCAAAGAGCTGGCTGCCCGCTGCCTGCATGAGGCCAGCCCCCGCAGCAAAGGCCACTTTGTCGCCATCAACTGTGGCGGCCTGCCCGATACGCTGTTTGACAGCGAGATGTTTGGCAACGAGGCCGGTGCGTTCACGGGAGCAGGCAAACGCCGCATTGGCAAGCTGGAATACGCCAGTGGCGGCACGCTGTTTCTCGACGAAGTGGAAAGCATGCCTCTGCCCATGCAAATCAAGCTGCTGCGCGTTCTGCAAGAGCGTGTGCTGGAGCGCCTGGGCTCCAACACCTTGATTCCCTTCGACTGCCGCGTGGTCGCCGCCACCAAGGTAGACCTGCTGGAACTGTGCCGACAAGGCAAGTTCCGCGAAGACCTGTACTACCGCCTGAGCGTGGCGACGGTAGAACTCCCGCCCCTGCGGGAGCGCAGGGAAGACGTGCCCCTGCTGTTTGAACACTTCACCATGGCGGCTGCCGCCCGGCACCAGCGCAACGCACCGGAGCTGCCCGCCAGCGAATTGCACAAGCTGCTGGCCTACCACTGGCCCGGCAATGTGCGCGAGCTGCGCAACGTGGCCGAGCGCGTGGTGCTTGGCGTGGCGGCAGGCGCAGCCCCTTTTGCGGATGCTGGGGCCGCCCCGGCACCTGCGCTGACGCTGGCGGCTTCTGTAGAAGCCTTTGAGCGCACGCTGATTGCGGAGGCCCTTCGCCAGCAGGGGGGCAGCCTGGCCCGCACTGCCGAGGCCTTGGCCGTGCCCAAGACTACCTTGCACGACAAGATCCGCAAGTACGGCTTGGGCGGTGCGGGAAATTCTTGA
- a CDS encoding lytic murein transglycosylase: protein MHTRAFYPTSTASRFYAATSSAAPASRLAARAPARWWVGVAALAILSLAGCASQPPTTPIASPTASTSLNSKGTPSASAATPVTTPASAPAPSAAQASAPAVDHSAAFAQWRDAFAAQALAAGIRPETVRNVLGSAQWQPRVIELDQSQPEFNRTPWAYLDSAVSRQRIAQGQAQMETHRIILDAATQRYGVPASIITAIWGMESNYGGNFGSFRAVDALATLAYEGRRRDWARSELLAALRIIDLGDIAPEAMVGSWAGAMGHTQFLPSVFLAHAVDADGDGRRDIWGSIPDVVASTARFVADEGWVRGEVWGTEVKLPPGFDHARAELTVRQSASQWAQEGLRSMDGTPLPALASASVIEPAGARGPAFLVGQNFRTILRYNNSTSYALAVALLSQRMEGGPGVVAEWPRDLQPLNREQTRQLQAALNARGFDTGTPDGVVGPATRAGLRRYQQSQGLVADGYPTIELLVGLLKQ, encoded by the coding sequence ATGCACACCCGCGCCTTTTACCCCACGTCCACCGCTTCTCGTTTTTACGCTGCAACCTCTTCTGCAGCGCCTGCTTCCAGACTTGCAGCGCGCGCACCTGCTCGCTGGTGGGTTGGCGTTGCAGCCTTGGCGATCCTGAGTTTGGCAGGGTGTGCGAGTCAACCGCCTACCACTCCCATTGCCTCTCCCACAGCCTCAACAAGCCTGAATTCCAAGGGAACGCCCTCAGCGTCGGCTGCCACACCGGTCACAACACCGGCCAGCGCCCCTGCCCCATCAGCAGCACAAGCCAGTGCACCTGCTGTAGACCACTCTGCAGCCTTTGCCCAATGGCGGGATGCCTTTGCCGCGCAGGCCCTGGCGGCAGGCATCCGCCCGGAGACGGTGCGCAATGTGCTGGGCAGCGCTCAATGGCAGCCCCGCGTGATTGAGCTGGACCAATCCCAGCCCGAATTCAACCGAACACCCTGGGCCTATCTGGACAGTGCCGTGTCGCGCCAGCGCATTGCGCAAGGCCAGGCGCAGATGGAAACCCACCGGATCATTCTGGATGCCGCCACCCAGCGCTACGGGGTGCCCGCCAGCATCATCACGGCGATCTGGGGCATGGAGAGCAACTACGGGGGCAACTTCGGCAGCTTCCGCGCCGTGGATGCGCTGGCCACACTGGCCTATGAAGGCCGCCGCCGAGACTGGGCCCGCAGCGAGTTGCTGGCCGCCCTGCGCATCATTGACCTGGGCGACATTGCACCCGAGGCCATGGTGGGCTCTTGGGCGGGAGCCATGGGGCACACGCAGTTTTTGCCTTCGGTGTTTTTAGCCCACGCGGTCGATGCAGATGGCGATGGACGCCGCGACATCTGGGGCAGCATTCCGGATGTGGTGGCATCCACCGCCCGCTTTGTGGCGGATGAAGGCTGGGTGCGTGGCGAAGTGTGGGGCACCGAGGTGAAGCTGCCTCCCGGCTTTGACCATGCACGGGCCGAACTGACGGTGCGCCAAAGCGCATCGCAGTGGGCGCAGGAAGGCCTGCGCAGCATGGACGGCACACCGCTGCCCGCCCTGGCATCCGCCTCTGTCATAGAACCTGCCGGTGCCCGCGGGCCTGCGTTTTTGGTGGGGCAGAACTTTCGCACCATCCTGCGCTACAACAACTCGACCAGCTACGCGCTGGCAGTGGCGCTGCTGTCTCAGCGCATGGAGGGCGGCCCCGGCGTGGTGGCGGAGTGGCCGCGCGACCTGCAACCCCTGAATAGGGAGCAGACACGGCAACTGCAAGCTGCCCTGAACGCACGCGGTTTTGACACTGGCACGCCCGACGGCGTTGTAGGCCCCGCCACGCGGGCGGGCTTGCGCCGCTACCAGCAGAGCCAGGGGCTGGTGGCCGACGGCTACCCGACGATTGAGCTGCTGGTGGGGCTGCTCAAGCAGTAG
- the sbcB gene encoding exodeoxyribonuclease I, with protein sequence MASHTFLWHDYETFGANTRLDRPAQFAAIRTDAELNEIGDPLMIYCQPANDYLPDPQSCLITGITPQLCLEKGLPEREFANRIEAEFAQPGTIGVGYNTIRFDDEITRFMFWRNLIDPYAREWQNQCGRWDLLDVVRMTYALRPDGIQWPRKEDGTPSFKLEYLSKANGLLHEAAHDALSDVRATIAVARLIRQHNPKLFDFALSLHKKDRVAAELRLPATNITARPFLHVSGMFPAERGCLAVMWPLASHPTNKNELIAWDLAHDPSELATLNVDDIRLRMFTRTADLPEGVSRLPVKTIHLNKSPMVVGNVNTLTPAVAQRWGIDLAQAAAHAEAARSLPDMSGIWPAVFARPAEPAADVDQDLYGGFVGNNDRRYLNDLRSMSGEKLAQARTGFDDPRLAELVWRYRARNFPHTLAPEEQERWEAHRAARLFDGQGGARTVEQLFAEIDQLSETAEDERSQDILGALYDYAEHIAPER encoded by the coding sequence ATGGCATCTCATACCTTTCTCTGGCACGACTACGAAACCTTTGGTGCCAACACTCGGCTGGACCGCCCCGCGCAGTTTGCTGCCATCCGCACGGATGCCGAACTCAACGAGATTGGTGATCCGTTGATGATCTACTGCCAGCCCGCCAACGATTACCTGCCCGATCCCCAGTCCTGCCTCATCACCGGTATCACGCCCCAACTGTGCCTGGAAAAGGGCTTGCCCGAGCGCGAGTTTGCGAACCGCATTGAGGCCGAGTTTGCCCAGCCTGGCACGATTGGCGTGGGCTACAACACCATCCGGTTTGACGATGAGATCACGCGCTTCATGTTCTGGCGCAACCTCATCGACCCCTATGCGCGTGAATGGCAGAACCAGTGCGGGCGCTGGGATTTGCTGGACGTGGTGCGCATGACCTACGCCCTGCGGCCCGACGGCATCCAGTGGCCCCGCAAGGAAGACGGCACGCCCAGCTTCAAGCTGGAGTACCTGTCCAAAGCCAACGGCCTGCTGCACGAAGCCGCGCACGATGCCTTGTCCGACGTGCGCGCCACCATCGCCGTGGCACGCCTCATTCGCCAGCACAACCCCAAGCTGTTTGACTTTGCGCTGTCTCTGCACAAAAAAGACCGCGTAGCGGCAGAACTGCGCCTGCCCGCCACCAACATCACGGCAAGGCCCTTTTTGCATGTGTCGGGCATGTTCCCGGCAGAGCGGGGCTGTTTGGCCGTGATGTGGCCTCTGGCCAGCCACCCCACCAACAAGAACGAGCTGATTGCCTGGGACCTGGCCCATGACCCCTCTGAGCTTGCCACGCTGAATGTGGACGACATCCGCCTGCGCATGTTCACCCGTACTGCCGACTTGCCCGAGGGCGTGTCGCGCCTGCCGGTCAAAACCATCCACCTGAACAAGTCGCCCATGGTGGTGGGCAACGTCAACACGCTCACCCCCGCAGTCGCGCAGCGCTGGGGCATTGACCTGGCCCAGGCCGCTGCACACGCCGAGGCCGCACGCAGCCTGCCCGACATGAGCGGCATCTGGCCTGCGGTGTTTGCCCGCCCGGCAGAGCCTGCGGCTGACGTGGACCAGGACTTGTACGGCGGCTTTGTGGGCAACAACGACCGGCGCTACCTGAATGACCTGCGCAGCATGAGCGGCGAAAAACTGGCCCAAGCCCGCACCGGCTTTGACGACCCGCGCCTGGCTGAGCTGGTGTGGCGATACCGGGCGCGCAACTTTCCGCACACCCTTGCTCCCGAGGAGCAGGAACGCTGGGAAGCACACCGCGCAGCCCGCCTGTTTGACGGGCAGGGCGGGGCGCGCACGGTGGAGCAGCTTTTTGCAGAGATTGACCAGCTTTCCGAAACCGCCGAAGACGAGCGCAGCCAGGACATTCTGGGTGCCTTGTACGATTACGCCGAACACATCGCGCCTGAGCGCTGA